A window from Flavobacterium gyeonganense encodes these proteins:
- a CDS encoding T9SS type A sorting domain-containing protein: MPHYKLLNFIMRKNYVYFVLLLLLNISMFGQKVTLTPTLVNGVAYSSGAINLGSLSTSSVSLSVEIKIPTNASVGDQGTIKIYFSKDNASGSNIANGGDGGSIYIGAGNVTTRSFSIKLYSGDFNTSGGYIYAEYKTYSGVAYKSSNISVKKNETSTTPTTPTIPESSDSYFQYIPYGGFPILPEFNNNFVNAENIESQVWVDENEFEYKSQTSNRIYKYTTLREKTTFNDGRSPNYSRVIKASPSNFYGTSTLVDNTIVGNQYLTNDEAPKTIIGNQATKTEGTRGQQVTTNLTNYQWQSRIKFPAQWSYFKYYFTESKYNWVDITGATEANYTPAKTEQAMEYRRLILEEKYAPQTKYRKSAASNVVNIIPLGNNSIENIICCDQTIAVDKVATPIVGDYQQFVQWQISNDGITWEDIFGANSKDYLPIKNRTYGLTDTQTQFYRRIYYDYAVQQKYCSSNIIKIIFEIPHRSYNAEFIKIYPNPTTSILNIENTNTSTSLSQITIIDETGNTFVPISNSLINSNLAQLDVSNLPSGIYFVNIQLIRSGRGAGRDSAQTKFIKQ; the protein is encoded by the coding sequence TTGCCTCATTATAAATTATTAAATTTCATTATGAGAAAAAATTACGTTTATTTCGTTTTGTTGCTCTTACTAAACATTTCTATGTTTGGGCAAAAAGTTACACTCACACCAACACTTGTAAATGGCGTTGCTTATAGTAGCGGCGCAATTAATTTAGGATCGTTGTCAACCTCTTCCGTTTCATTGTCTGTAGAAATTAAAATCCCAACAAACGCCAGTGTTGGAGATCAGGGTACAATAAAAATTTATTTTTCAAAAGATAATGCATCAGGATCAAATATTGCAAACGGTGGTGATGGAGGATCAATATATATTGGTGCCGGAAACGTTACCACCAGAAGCTTCAGTATAAAATTGTATTCTGGCGATTTTAATACTTCGGGAGGATATATTTATGCTGAATATAAAACTTATTCAGGAGTAGCTTATAAAAGCTCTAATATATCAGTCAAGAAAAATGAAACATCAACTACTCCTACAACTCCAACAATTCCAGAATCTTCCGACAGTTATTTCCAATATATACCATATGGAGGTTTCCCAATATTACCTGAATTTAATAATAATTTTGTTAATGCTGAAAATATAGAGTCGCAAGTATGGGTAGATGAAAATGAATTTGAATATAAAAGTCAAACAAGTAATCGAATATATAAATATACTACCCTAAGAGAAAAAACAACTTTTAATGACGGAAGAAGTCCTAACTATAGTAGAGTGATAAAGGCATCACCTTCAAATTTTTACGGAACTTCTACATTAGTAGACAATACAATTGTAGGCAATCAATACCTAACAAATGATGAAGCTCCTAAAACTATAATTGGCAATCAAGCAACTAAAACTGAAGGAACAAGAGGTCAACAAGTGACTACTAACTTAACAAATTATCAATGGCAATCTAGAATTAAGTTTCCCGCTCAATGGTCTTATTTTAAGTATTATTTTACTGAGTCTAAATACAATTGGGTAGATATAACTGGAGCCACAGAAGCTAATTACACTCCAGCTAAAACTGAACAAGCAATGGAATATAGAAGATTAATCCTTGAAGAAAAATATGCTCCACAAACAAAATATAGAAAGTCCGCAGCAAGTAATGTTGTAAATATAATACCTCTTGGTAATAACAGCATAGAAAATATAATTTGCTGTGATCAAACTATAGCTGTAGACAAAGTAGCAACTCCAATAGTAGGAGATTATCAACAATTTGTTCAATGGCAGATTTCAAATGATGGTATAACTTGGGAGGATATTTTTGGAGCGAATTCAAAAGATTATTTACCCATAAAAAATCGTACTTATGGATTAACCGACACCCAAACACAATTTTACAGAAGGATTTATTATGATTATGCTGTTCAACAAAAATATTGTTCAAGCAATATTATTAAAATAATTTTTGAAATCCCACATAGATCTTATAATGCTGAGTTTATAAAAATATATCCAAATCCAACAACATCAATTTTAAACATTGAAAACACAAATACATCTACATCACTATCCCAAATAACAATTATCGATGAGACAGGGAATACATTTGTCCCTATTAGCAATTCTTTAATAAATTCAAATCTAGCCCAATTAGATGTTTCAAATTTACCATCAGGAATTTACTTCGTTAACATACAGCTTATTAGATCAGGAAGAGGAGCGGGAAGAGATTCTGCCCAAACAAAATTCATAAAACAATAA
- a CDS encoding TerC/Alx family metal homeostasis membrane protein has translation MIVWIIFLLAVVFILALDLGVFNKTPHIISTKEASKWTLIWVTLSFLFSGVIYWLYTTDYIANPDNLKPAVASMKFITGYLIELSLSVDNIFVIAIIFASFKIPQKYQHRVLFWGILGAIVFRGLMIFFGVMLINKFTWTTYIFGIFLIFTAIKMLFSGEDEDFQPKDSFVYKALGKIIPITSETEGEKFFIATKTAKKAATPLFVALIVIEVMDVLFAVDSVPAILAITSDPFLVFSSNIFAILGLRSMYFFLANMLAKFSYLEYSLVAILAFVGLKMLLHDYIQVPEWASLGFIALSLLVGILVSLKFGEEKELSDLDEE, from the coding sequence ATGATAGTCTGGATCATTTTTTTACTGGCCGTAGTTTTTATTCTTGCCTTAGATTTAGGAGTCTTCAATAAAACACCACATATTATTAGTACCAAAGAAGCAAGCAAATGGACGCTGATTTGGGTTACACTATCTTTTCTCTTTTCAGGAGTGATTTATTGGCTTTATACCACAGATTATATTGCAAATCCCGATAATCTAAAGCCTGCGGTGGCTTCAATGAAGTTTATTACAGGTTACTTAATAGAACTTTCTTTAAGTGTCGATAACATTTTTGTAATCGCCATCATTTTTGCTTCTTTCAAAATACCGCAAAAATACCAGCATCGTGTATTATTCTGGGGAATTCTGGGTGCAATTGTTTTCCGCGGATTAATGATCTTCTTTGGTGTAATGTTAATTAATAAATTTACATGGACTACTTATATATTTGGAATTTTCCTGATTTTTACCGCTATAAAAATGCTCTTCTCGGGCGAAGATGAAGATTTTCAGCCAAAAGATTCTTTCGTATACAAAGCTTTAGGAAAAATTATTCCGATTACCTCAGAAACTGAAGGTGAAAAATTTTTCATTGCCACTAAAACGGCAAAAAAAGCCGCTACGCCATTATTTGTTGCCTTAATTGTAATTGAAGTTATGGATGTTTTATTTGCCGTTGACAGTGTTCCGGCAATTCTGGCCATTACATCTGACCCATTTTTGGTATTTAGCTCTAATATTTTTGCCATTTTAGGATTGCGTTCTATGTACTTCTTTTTAGCCAATATGCTGGCAAAATTCAGTTATCTGGAATACAGTCTGGTAGCTATTTTAGCTTTCGTAGGATTAAAAATGCTGCTGCACGATTATATTCAAGTTCCGGAATGGGCTTCTTTAGGATTTATCGCCCTATCACTTTTAGTTGGAATTTTGGTTTCTTTGAAATTTGGAGAGGAAAAAGAATTGAGTGATTTAGATGAGGAATAA
- a CDS encoding glutamine synthetase beta-grasp domain-containing protein, whose translation MAKIKLEYIWLDGYEPTQNLRSKTKVEEHENFKGTLEELGNWSFDGSSTRQAEGGSSDCLLVPVAIYPDPTRINGWLVMCEVMYADGTPHPSNGRATIDDDNDDFWFGFEQEYFIMDTKTLLPLGFPVGGYPAPQGMYYCSVGGKNTHGRKLVEEHADLCIAAGINFEGINQEVACGQWEFQLFAKGAKKAGDEIWVARYLLDRLTEKYGYYIEYHPKPLGDTDWNGSGMHANFSNNVLRTCGDQATYERICEAFRPVTAEHIAVYGAYNDQRLTGKHETASIHDFSYGVSDRGCSIRIPLMTVQKGWKGWLEDRRPASNGDPYKIAARIIKTVNSAL comes from the coding sequence ATGGCTAAAATTAAGTTAGAGTACATTTGGTTAGATGGATATGAACCAACTCAAAATCTTAGAAGTAAAACTAAAGTTGAAGAGCACGAAAATTTCAAAGGAACATTAGAAGAACTTGGAAACTGGTCATTTGATGGTTCATCAACAAGACAAGCTGAAGGTGGATCTTCTGACTGTTTATTAGTTCCTGTTGCAATTTATCCTGACCCAACCCGTATCAACGGATGGTTAGTAATGTGTGAGGTTATGTATGCTGACGGAACACCACACCCTTCTAACGGTAGAGCTACTATTGATGATGATAATGATGATTTCTGGTTTGGTTTCGAACAAGAATATTTCATTATGGATACTAAAACTTTATTGCCATTAGGTTTCCCAGTTGGAGGTTATCCAGCACCACAAGGTATGTACTACTGTTCTGTAGGTGGAAAAAACACTCACGGAAGAAAATTAGTAGAAGAGCATGCTGATTTGTGTATCGCTGCAGGAATCAACTTTGAAGGAATCAACCAGGAGGTTGCTTGTGGACAATGGGAATTCCAATTATTCGCTAAAGGTGCTAAAAAAGCAGGTGATGAAATCTGGGTTGCACGTTACTTATTAGATCGTTTGACTGAGAAATATGGTTACTATATTGAGTACCACCCAAAACCACTAGGAGATACAGACTGGAACGGTTCAGGTATGCATGCTAACTTCTCTAACAATGTATTAAGAACATGTGGAGATCAGGCAACTTATGAAAGAATCTGTGAAGCTTTCCGTCCTGTAACTGCTGAGCACATCGCTGTTTACGGAGCTTACAACGACCAACGTTTAACTGGTAAACACGAAACTGCTTCTATCCATGATTTCTCTTATGGAGTTTCAGACAGAGGATGTTCTATCAGAATTCCTTTGATGACTGTTCAAAAAGGATGGAAAGGATGGTTGGAAGACAGAAGACCAGCTTCAAACGGAGATCCATACAAAATTGCTGCAAGAATTATCAAAACTGTTAACTCAGCACTATAA
- a CDS encoding glutamine synthetase III, with protein MSTLRFQALQEASSRKPVHFEEIDRKSTIFGANVFNEKAMKQYLTSDAFKGVRDAIQHGTKIDRKLADYIAMGMKEWALAKGVTHYTHWFQPLTGTTAEKHDAFFDVSYDGSDPVEKFGGAQLVQQEPDASSFPNGGIRNTFEARGYTAWDPTSPAFIYGTTLCIPTVFIAYTGEALDNKIPLLRALSAMDEAATEVCKYFDKNVKKVTATLGWEQEYFLIDRALANSRPDLMMTGRTLLGHTSAKGQQLDDHYFGSIPTRALTYMRDLEQECMLLGIPVKTRHNEVAPNQFELAPIFEETNLAVDHNSLLMDVMQKVAERHDFKVLFHEKPFKGVNGSGKHNNWSLATDTGVNLLSPSKTPMSNLQFLTFFINTIKAVNDYETLLRASIATASNDHRLGANEAPPAIISVFIGEQLTKVLTELESVTTGKLSPEEKTDLKLNVVGKIPDVLLDNTDRNRTSPFAFTGNKFEFRAVGSNSNCSNAMTTLNAIVAKQLKDFKIEVDTLIDTKGLKKDEAIFNVLREYIKESKKILFEGDGYSDAWEKEAAKRGLSNFKTTPEAIKAKVSKQALELFAELGILNHVEAEARYEIELEEYTKKIQIEGRVLGDIARNHVIPTAIRYQNTLIENVKGLKEIFGKEFETIAKEQIILIKEISGHIEGINSKVEAMTNERKTANNLTDAQKMAEAYCNKVKPYFEDIRNHCDKLELLVDDESWTLTKYRELLLTK; from the coding sequence ATGTCAACATTACGTTTTCAGGCCTTGCAGGAAGCTTCATCAAGAAAGCCTGTACATTTTGAGGAAATTGACAGAAAGTCAACTATTTTCGGGGCAAATGTTTTTAATGAGAAAGCAATGAAGCAGTATTTGACTTCAGATGCATTTAAAGGAGTGAGGGATGCTATTCAGCACGGAACCAAAATAGACCGAAAACTGGCCGATTATATTGCCATGGGGATGAAAGAATGGGCTTTGGCTAAAGGTGTTACCCATTATACACACTGGTTTCAGCCGCTTACCGGTACTACAGCAGAAAAACACGATGCCTTTTTTGATGTATCGTATGATGGAAGTGATCCTGTAGAAAAATTTGGCGGAGCACAATTGGTGCAGCAGGAACCAGATGCGTCAAGTTTCCCGAACGGTGGCATCAGAAATACATTCGAAGCCAGAGGATATACGGCTTGGGATCCAACCTCACCGGCTTTCATCTACGGAACAACTTTATGTATTCCTACCGTATTTATTGCATATACAGGAGAAGCTTTAGATAATAAAATTCCGTTGTTAAGAGCTTTATCAGCTATGGATGAAGCAGCGACAGAGGTTTGTAAATATTTTGACAAAAACGTAAAAAAAGTAACGGCTACTTTAGGCTGGGAACAGGAATATTTTTTAATTGACAGAGCTTTGGCCAATTCCCGTCCTGATTTAATGATGACGGGAAGGACATTGTTAGGACATACTTCTGCAAAAGGACAGCAATTAGACGATCACTATTTCGGATCTATTCCAACACGTGCCTTAACGTACATGAGAGATTTAGAACAGGAATGTATGTTGTTGGGAATCCCAGTAAAAACGCGTCATAACGAAGTTGCTCCAAATCAGTTTGAGCTGGCTCCTATTTTCGAAGAAACCAATCTTGCTGTGGATCATAACTCTTTATTGATGGATGTGATGCAAAAAGTAGCAGAGCGTCATGATTTTAAAGTTTTATTCCACGAAAAACCATTTAAAGGTGTAAATGGTTCAGGAAAACATAATAACTGGTCACTGGCAACTGATACAGGAGTTAATTTATTGAGTCCGAGTAAAACACCAATGAGCAATTTACAGTTTTTAACGTTCTTTATTAATACTATAAAAGCAGTTAACGATTATGAAACTTTACTTAGAGCTTCTATCGCAACAGCCAGTAATGATCACAGGTTGGGGGCAAATGAAGCGCCACCGGCTATTATTTCGGTATTTATTGGTGAGCAGTTAACCAAAGTTTTAACTGAACTGGAAAGTGTGACGACGGGTAAATTATCTCCTGAAGAAAAAACCGATTTAAAACTGAATGTTGTGGGTAAAATTCCGGATGTTCTTTTGGATAATACCGATAGAAACAGAACATCTCCTTTTGCTTTTACAGGAAATAAATTTGAATTCAGGGCAGTAGGTTCAAATTCAAACTGTTCGAATGCAATGACAACCTTAAATGCTATTGTAGCGAAACAATTAAAGGACTTTAAAATTGAAGTAGACACTTTAATCGATACGAAAGGTTTGAAAAAAGACGAAGCAATCTTCAATGTTTTGAGAGAATATATAAAAGAGTCCAAAAAAATCCTTTTTGAAGGTGACGGTTATAGCGATGCCTGGGAAAAAGAAGCTGCGAAAAGAGGTTTAAGCAATTTTAAAACTACACCGGAAGCTATTAAAGCCAAAGTTTCTAAACAGGCCTTAGAGTTATTTGCAGAATTAGGCATTTTGAATCATGTTGAAGCTGAAGCCCGTTATGAAATAGAATTGGAGGAATACACTAAAAAAATTCAGATTGAAGGCAGGGTTTTAGGTGATATTGCCAGAAATCATGTCATTCCAACAGCAATTCGTTATCAAAATACTTTAATTGAAAACGTAAAAGGACTGAAAGAAATTTTTGGTAAAGAATTCGAAACTATTGCCAAAGAACAAATCATTCTGATTAAAGAAATTTCAGGTCATATTGAAGGCATCAATTCAAAAGTGGAGGCGATGACTAATGAAAGAAAAACAGCAAATAATTTAACAGATGCGCAAAAAATGGCTGAGGCTTATTGTAATAAAGTGAAGCCATATTTTGAAGATATTCGTAATCATTGTGATAAGCTTGAATTATTGGTAGATGATGAAAGCTGGACGCTGACTAAATACCGAGAGCTTCTGCTTACGAAATAA
- a CDS encoding T9SS type A sorting domain-containing protein has product MKTIVRLITAVLVLMSGSVSAQKYQDTLITVRNVRLHYEYDVSWTKEVKTRNIDEFIKNQSEPSIKSSTQIQSILQKIKLSKEPCVNSGFESGYSGWTGLSLKHGVTTLPIENGLTLNPGVSALPFTGTASGQNFTSIETTGTDALLLASTPSFSMSKTAPGSTGTQSIRLGNDQPGYSAEGIAKRFVVTAANAKYYFQYAMVMDKSHSNPDGSVNGSEVFFIAEAVDMTGVTVDKMVDIAAPSNPFISATNTPGEGIKYYRDWRCAYLDLSSHIGREVVIMFINSDCSAGGHNGYTYIDDTCTACKNTSEGVIDLDLKGHDCINPKQTFNGTFTVPRAATNVQISFEIYQNGTMLNSISASTVSGSNYTVDVAATDFPNQTPGTCYDVVAKLTFNLVDLNGNVQTVVQYSANPVLGVQYGQTAGFDNDICFCINNLGAYCCDSENLVVNGNFEAGNSGFTSSYTLDPTTYPGQYYVTNTAAAFGAIVTDHSFCADPVVYASNSKYLTVNGKTQQTGSSVIWEQTITGLRRGEKYRFCANFKNMKQCTFDILPKVRLEAGSTTSAVFTVNMATANACDWQNADLVFTATGTSETVRIYLDETGNGDGNDLAIDDIYVGALGDPGLAITVQHNGTSNAIIASVNSIATSDDSIKGDCRKYHWYVAEVTSYPSIVIDWSTFAHGNNSGSNLPPFAGTSSPTTWDLTTTFSGYTFANNKLYIIGMYTPECDCYDSGFTYQLTFNTTSKSANAAGITEEQKAEIIDAILNGLKPGKTDDSSTTNEPDTKIKENVQLYPNPVANELTVSALNETISEVIISDSTGKTVKKQSFVSQNNIEKINVSSLPQGLYFVKVISDKNTYVSKLIKD; this is encoded by the coding sequence ATGAAAACAATTGTACGTCTTATTACAGCAGTACTCGTTTTAATGTCAGGATCTGTTTCTGCACAGAAATATCAGGACACCTTAATAACGGTCAGAAATGTCAGATTGCATTATGAATATGATGTAAGCTGGACCAAAGAAGTTAAAACCAGAAATATTGATGAATTTATTAAAAACCAATCTGAACCTTCGATTAAATCTTCCACACAAATTCAGTCTATTTTACAGAAGATAAAATTATCTAAAGAGCCCTGTGTTAATTCGGGATTTGAAAGTGGTTACAGCGGATGGACCGGATTGAGCCTCAAACACGGAGTTACAACACTTCCTATTGAAAACGGCTTAACACTTAATCCAGGCGTTTCAGCATTGCCTTTTACGGGTACAGCATCCGGACAAAATTTTACTTCAATCGAAACAACAGGTACAGATGCACTTTTATTAGCATCGACTCCTTCATTTTCAATGTCTAAAACAGCACCGGGTTCCACTGGTACACAATCAATTCGTTTAGGAAATGATCAGCCGGGTTATAGTGCAGAAGGGATTGCCAAGCGTTTTGTGGTAACAGCAGCAAATGCTAAATACTATTTTCAATATGCGATGGTAATGGATAAAAGCCATTCAAATCCAGATGGAAGTGTAAATGGTTCTGAAGTCTTTTTTATCGCTGAAGCGGTCGATATGACCGGAGTAACTGTTGATAAAATGGTAGATATTGCGGCTCCATCGAATCCTTTTATCAGTGCTACTAATACTCCTGGTGAAGGAATCAAGTACTATAGAGACTGGCGTTGTGCTTATCTCGATTTGTCAAGTCATATTGGCAGGGAAGTGGTAATTATGTTTATAAACTCTGATTGTTCTGCCGGAGGTCATAACGGCTATACCTACATTGATGATACTTGTACAGCATGCAAAAATACTTCTGAAGGAGTTATTGATTTAGATTTAAAAGGACATGATTGTATAAATCCGAAGCAAACTTTTAATGGCACATTTACTGTTCCCAGAGCAGCAACCAATGTACAGATTAGTTTTGAGATTTATCAAAACGGAACAATGCTGAACAGCATATCCGCCAGCACAGTTTCAGGCTCCAATTATACAGTTGATGTAGCTGCAACGGATTTTCCAAACCAGACACCCGGTACTTGTTACGATGTAGTAGCAAAACTGACCTTTAATTTAGTTGACTTGAATGGAAACGTACAAACAGTTGTTCAGTATTCTGCAAATCCTGTTTTAGGGGTACAATACGGACAAACAGCAGGTTTTGATAATGACATCTGTTTTTGTATCAATAATTTAGGGGCTTATTGCTGTGATTCAGAAAATCTGGTTGTAAACGGTAACTTTGAAGCTGGAAATTCAGGCTTTACAAGTTCATATACTCTTGACCCAACTACTTATCCGGGACAATACTACGTAACAAATACTGCGGCGGCTTTTGGAGCAATAGTAACTGATCATTCGTTTTGTGCTGATCCTGTAGTATATGCATCAAACAGCAAATATCTGACAGTGAACGGAAAAACACAGCAAACTGGTTCTTCTGTAATTTGGGAACAAACAATAACCGGATTAAGACGAGGAGAAAAATACCGTTTTTGTGCTAATTTCAAAAACATGAAACAATGCACTTTTGATATTCTTCCGAAAGTCAGATTAGAAGCAGGCAGTACAACTTCAGCTGTGTTTACAGTAAATATGGCAACTGCTAATGCCTGCGACTGGCAAAATGCAGATCTGGTTTTTACAGCAACAGGAACCAGCGAAACCGTTCGAATTTATCTTGATGAAACGGGTAATGGTGACGGAAATGACTTAGCAATTGATGATATTTATGTAGGTGCTTTGGGAGATCCTGGGCTTGCGATTACGGTACAGCACAATGGAACCAGCAATGCGATTATTGCATCGGTTAATAGTATCGCAACGTCAGATGACAGTATTAAAGGTGATTGTAGAAAATACCACTGGTATGTAGCCGAGGTTACTTCATATCCTTCTATTGTGATTGACTGGAGTACATTTGCCCACGGAAACAACTCTGGAAGTAATCTGCCTCCTTTTGCCGGAACTTCATCGCCAACAACATGGGATCTTACCACTACTTTTTCCGGTTATACTTTTGCAAACAATAAGTTGTATATCATTGGAATGTACACACCGGAATGTGATTGTTATGACAGTGGTTTTACCTATCAGTTAACATTTAATACCACGTCTAAATCTGCCAATGCTGCCGGAATTACAGAAGAACAAAAAGCAGAAATTATTGATGCTATTTTAAATGGTTTAAAACCGGGCAAAACAGATGATTCATCAACTACTAATGAGCCGGACACAAAAATCAAAGAGAATGTTCAGCTTTATCCTAATCCTGTAGCAAATGAATTAACTGTTTCTGCTTTGAATGAAACAATTTCTGAAGTTATTATTTCAGATTCAACAGGAAAAACAGTTAAAAAGCAATCTTTTGTATCTCAAAACAATATTGAAAAAATCAATGTATCTAGTTTACCGCAGGGACTTTATTTTGTCAAAGTGATCAGTGATAAAAATACCTACGTGTCGAAACTGATTAAAGATTAA
- a CDS encoding T9SS type A sorting domain-containing protein, which yields MPENYVSEANDLFFEKTVVHLNPSCRLLNISNALLDKITVYDMLGQLQKTVVILTNKEDHLIDLSQLLKGTYFIVLEKDDKTARRKIIIN from the coding sequence TTGCCTGAAAATTATGTTTCTGAAGCAAATGATTTGTTTTTTGAGAAAACGGTTGTGCATCTAAATCCTTCTTGCCGATTATTGAATATAAGCAATGCTCTTCTCGATAAAATTACAGTTTATGATATGTTGGGTCAATTACAAAAAACAGTTGTGATTTTAACCAATAAGGAAGACCATCTAATTGATCTTTCCCAGCTATTGAAAGGTACATATTTCATTGTTTTGGAAAAGGATGATAAAACAGCCAGGAGAAAAATCATCATTAATTAG
- a CDS encoding tetratricopeptide repeat protein: MASIITYGLLYFFGIALAVIFNVIISFIGSFYFYYFGKSSTAITLDFLIRVALVSVFFLFMDYGVFALVKYQKTDVFNKMYFYLWLAIILGIPLLYYIFQYSRYYYKETKNAGTYIKIYLTVHHDRELLTVIDTIQFVNTVKRTMSDIKLEKPDCFYSDAELKKMDDNSVRNYLGKDAFRGLMHLPFDADVLFISWYSIIEDKYYDIEVPFPFEKMVIEQEKYPTNVSEVLRGKKSKPLNLHIHANGGIRIFNVDGVLIDLPESIPTVISEEERNKKIEIYRDLQDYYRTPKAFEELIEKIKSSNGIEERFLIQNKKFNWSMHISGLKGNNYLDVFDVSFSKYKTEIAELDMPEFRFLPKEIGIVYRGNYLYDWLNLYINTQEIYHCIQEIESGNECSPVSFELVFEDLTETGLKFTIRSGDKFVMFNNWKINIRNDRKQDMTDHLLHIDEDQQKRALYKEAWDLVASKQYDQAQEKCDTIKAIDPGYGFAYFLEVRLLWYKEGFEACYTKQDYFIAKTQHEPAALAHMYNNYGCLYDLELKYDQSLSYFEKAILANPKDGMYVCNLAEIYCKLNRPKKAFEAAEKSKKLGHESPTLHAILESKGLRYL; encoded by the coding sequence ATGGCTTCTATTATTACCTATGGATTGCTTTACTTTTTTGGTATAGCTTTGGCTGTGATTTTTAATGTAATTATTTCTTTTATCGGAAGTTTCTATTTCTATTATTTTGGTAAATCATCCACAGCTATTACTTTGGATTTTTTAATTCGGGTTGCATTAGTTTCTGTTTTCTTTTTATTTATGGATTATGGAGTTTTTGCGCTCGTTAAATATCAAAAAACAGACGTTTTCAATAAAATGTATTTTTATCTATGGTTAGCAATTATTTTAGGAATTCCTCTTTTATATTATATTTTTCAATACAGCCGATACTATTATAAAGAAACAAAGAATGCAGGAACATATATAAAAATTTACCTTACAGTGCATCATGACAGGGAATTGCTTACTGTTATTGATACGATACAGTTTGTCAATACTGTAAAACGTACTATGTCGGATATCAAATTAGAAAAGCCTGATTGTTTCTATTCGGATGCGGAATTAAAAAAAATGGATGATAATAGCGTTAGGAATTATCTGGGAAAAGATGCTTTTAGAGGTTTAATGCATTTACCTTTCGATGCAGATGTACTTTTTATCTCCTGGTATTCTATTATTGAAGATAAATATTATGATATTGAAGTACCTTTTCCTTTTGAAAAAATGGTTATCGAACAGGAAAAATATCCAACAAATGTTTCAGAAGTTTTGAGAGGCAAAAAATCAAAACCGTTAAATCTGCATATTCATGCCAATGGCGGAATTAGGATTTTTAATGTTGATGGGGTTTTAATCGATCTTCCGGAAAGTATTCCGACAGTTATTTCTGAGGAAGAACGAAATAAAAAAATAGAAATCTATAGGGATTTACAAGATTATTATCGCACGCCAAAAGCTTTTGAAGAATTGATAGAAAAAATTAAATCATCTAACGGAATTGAAGAACGTTTTCTAATACAAAACAAAAAGTTTAACTGGAGTATGCATATTTCAGGTCTGAAAGGCAATAATTATTTAGATGTTTTTGATGTTTCTTTCAGTAAATACAAAACTGAAATAGCCGAATTGGATATGCCTGAATTTCGATTTTTGCCAAAAGAAATCGGAATTGTTTACAGAGGAAATTATTTGTATGACTGGCTTAATCTATACATCAATACACAGGAAATTTATCACTGTATACAAGAAATCGAGAGCGGAAATGAATGCAGTCCTGTTTCTTTTGAACTTGTTTTTGAAGATTTGACAGAAACAGGTTTAAAATTCACAATCAGGTCAGGCGACAAATTTGTGATGTTTAATAATTGGAAAATTAATATCAGAAACGACCGTAAGCAAGACATGACAGACCATCTTCTGCATATCGATGAAGATCAGCAAAAACGTGCTTTATATAAGGAAGCATGGGATTTGGTTGCTAGCAAACAATACGATCAGGCGCAGGAAAAATGCGACACTATTAAAGCAATCGACCCGGGATATGGTTTTGCTTATTTTTTGGAGGTAAGATTATTATGGTACAAAGAAGGATTTGAAGCCTGTTACACCAAACAGGATTATTTTATTGCTAAAACCCAACATGAACCTGCTGCATTGGCACACATGTACAACAATTACGGGTGTTTGTATGATCTGGAATTAAAATATGATCAATCATTATCATATTTTGAAAAAGCGATTCTTGCTAATCCAAAAGATGGTATGTATGTTTGTAATCTTGCCGAAATATACTGTAAATTAAATCGGCCTAAAAAAGCATTTGAAGCTGCTGAAAAATCCAAAAAATTAGGGCACGAATCACCAACCTTGCATGCAATTTTAGAAAGTAAAGGATTACGTTATTTATAG